A stretch of Desulfobacter hydrogenophilus DNA encodes these proteins:
- a CDS encoding hybrid sensor histidine kinase/response regulator, with protein sequence MRPEQILVVDDEKRIVDSITRCLTREGFRVFCAYDGLQAVSLFNTQKIDLVLMDISMPGMDGYEAMARMFEVDPEVLVIIMTGFASVASAVSALKQGAWDYLKKPFEFDELIKTVNNGIAQRHLIAEKQFYAARLEASEKKYQYMVDNSPDLIFTLDETFCFSFANQQFETLLGYLPLELKGNSFDAILHEDDRCKLTRLFQTDGPPTRELSPGCNIALNLRFKKAGVEENRYDPYSAFAFMEMKASVLTSQDIKSAHEFKGVYAVARDVTERMRLEAQLRQAQKMEAIGTFASGIAHDFNNILMSIQGYASLVKIGFNRESEEYKRLSNIDEYVHNGAEMTRQLLDFSRKNSRQATITLNINYLLKTSAKMFGRTRKDIIIREELDKNIWPIVVDEIQINQVLMNLFVNAWHAMPKGGRITVKSQNLVIESEHAQKTGLDQAGDYIRVCVADTGTGMDKETLSRIFDPFFTTKTQGRGTGLGLATAYGIIKAHKGSFQVKSSPGKGSIFMFFLPAVKDRAYTDHVLPLTKNKGRLISGKGRVLLVDDEKEVIEVCKEMLEALGYEVLIAGAGAQAVSVVQNDVKGIDLMILDVVMPGMGGVQTYDAVRHLNPDIRVLVCSGLAPKEDIRQMIDNGCKDFLLKPFDIATLSEKIESVFSA encoded by the coding sequence ATGAGACCTGAACAGATTCTCGTTGTTGATGACGAAAAACGAATTGTTGACAGCATTACCAGATGCCTTACCAGAGAAGGGTTTCGCGTCTTTTGTGCTTATGATGGTCTGCAAGCAGTCTCCTTGTTCAATACACAGAAAATTGACCTGGTCTTGATGGATATTTCCATGCCCGGTATGGATGGATATGAGGCCATGGCCAGAATGTTTGAGGTGGACCCCGAAGTCCTTGTCATTATTATGACCGGATTTGCCTCAGTGGCGTCTGCGGTCTCTGCCCTGAAACAGGGTGCCTGGGATTACCTGAAAAAACCCTTTGAATTTGATGAGTTGATTAAAACCGTTAATAACGGCATTGCCCAGCGACATCTGATCGCTGAAAAACAATTCTACGCCGCGCGCCTTGAGGCCTCTGAAAAAAAATACCAGTACATGGTTGACAATTCACCGGATCTGATTTTCACCCTGGATGAAACTTTTTGTTTCTCTTTTGCCAATCAACAGTTTGAAACCCTCCTGGGGTATTTGCCACTGGAACTGAAAGGAAATTCGTTTGACGCGATTCTCCACGAGGATGACCGCTGCAAACTCACCCGGTTGTTTCAGACCGACGGTCCGCCCACCCGAGAGCTGTCTCCCGGCTGCAACATTGCCCTGAATCTGCGCTTTAAAAAAGCCGGTGTCGAAGAAAACAGGTATGATCCTTATTCCGCCTTTGCATTCATGGAGATGAAGGCCTCGGTTCTTACCTCGCAGGATATCAAATCGGCCCATGAGTTCAAGGGTGTTTATGCTGTGGCCAGGGATGTCACCGAACGTATGCGGCTTGAGGCCCAGCTTCGCCAGGCCCAGAAAATGGAAGCCATCGGTACGTTTGCCAGCGGCATTGCCCATGATTTCAATAATATCCTTATGAGCATACAAGGATATGCCTCCCTGGTTAAAATCGGGTTTAACCGTGAGTCAGAAGAATATAAACGGCTGTCCAACATTGACGAATATGTTCACAACGGCGCCGAAATGACGCGTCAACTTCTGGATTTCTCCCGGAAGAACAGCCGACAGGCAACCATCACCTTGAATATAAATTATCTGCTTAAAACCTCAGCCAAAATGTTTGGCCGCACCAGAAAAGATATCATCATTCGCGAAGAACTGGATAAAAATATTTGGCCCATAGTGGTGGATGAAATTCAGATCAATCAGGTGCTTATGAACCTGTTTGTCAATGCGTGGCATGCCATGCCCAAAGGCGGCCGGATTACGGTAAAATCTCAAAATTTGGTCATAGAGAGCGAGCACGCCCAAAAAACTGGTCTTGACCAGGCTGGTGATTATATCAGGGTCTGTGTGGCAGACACCGGTACAGGCATGGACAAGGAGACCCTTTCGCGCATATTCGATCCCTTTTTTACGACTAAAACCCAGGGCCGGGGAACCGGCCTGGGGCTTGCCACAGCATACGGGATCATCAAAGCCCACAAGGGCTCCTTTCAGGTCAAGTCCTCCCCCGGCAAAGGCAGTATATTCATGTTTTTTCTACCCGCTGTAAAGGACCGCGCGTACACAGATCATGTCCTGCCTTTGACGAAAAATAAAGGCCGCCTTATTTCGGGCAAAGGCCGGGTGCTTTTGGTGGATGATGAAAAAGAGGTGATAGAAGTCTGCAAAGAGATGCTCGAAGCCCTTGGCTACGAGGTACTAATTGCCGGTGCCGGTGCCCAGGCCGTATCCGTAGTTCAAAATGATGTCAAAGGCATTGACCTGATGATTCTGGATGTCGTGATGCCAGGCATGGGCGGTGTCCAGACCTATGACGCTGTGCGGCATCTGAATCCGGACATCCGGGTGCTGGTCTGTTCCGGGCTTGCGCCCAAAGAAGATATCCGACAAATGATTGACAACGGCTGCAAGGATTTTTTATTGAAACCATTTGACATTGCCACGCTGTCGGAAAAAATTGAATCCGTATTTAGTGCCTGA
- a CDS encoding N-acyl homoserine lactonase family protein, translated as MTYTIHPVAMGTKVFDKSMMTYQYGQGETYTIPIFCWVIKGGDKNILVDTGEMNPIQSEQREQAINGKIYTFEQGLKKHGLAPEDIDIVIHTHLHNDHCENDYKCENATFYVHEQELESIHNPHPLDYRYLEDYIEDVEENGQIKIVTEDTPIVDGIYVKHTPVHTKGGLTVFIDTPKGKAAITGFCIIEENYNPPPEIKGMEMEVIPPGTHVDAYSAYDIMVQVKKEADILIPLHEPRFACGDPLGI; from the coding sequence ATGACCTATACCATTCACCCCGTTGCCATGGGGACAAAAGTATTTGACAAAAGCATGATGACCTACCAGTACGGGCAAGGAGAAACCTATACCATTCCCATTTTCTGCTGGGTAATCAAAGGCGGGGACAAAAATATATTGGTGGACACCGGCGAAATGAATCCCATCCAGTCTGAACAAAGGGAACAAGCCATTAACGGGAAAATCTATACCTTTGAACAGGGCTTAAAAAAACACGGGCTGGCACCTGAAGACATTGATATTGTCATCCATACCCATCTGCACAACGATCATTGCGAAAATGACTATAAGTGTGAAAACGCCACATTCTACGTGCATGAGCAGGAACTTGAATCCATCCACAATCCCCACCCCTTAGATTATCGGTACCTGGAAGATTATATCGAGGATGTGGAGGAAAACGGGCAAATCAAAATAGTGACGGAGGACACCCCCATTGTTGACGGCATCTATGTTAAGCATACGCCGGTCCACACCAAAGGGGGCCTGACCGTATTCATTGATACACCAAAGGGCAAAGCGGCCATCACCGGCTTCTGCATCATTGAAGAAAATTACAATCCCCCGCCGGAAATCAAAGGCATGGAAATGGAGGTTATCCCACCGGGCACCCATGTGGATGCCTATTCGGCCTATGATATCATGGTGCAGGTAAAAAAAGAGGCGGATATTCTTATCCCTCTGCATGAACCCCGGTTTGCTTGTGGCGATCCCCTGGGCATTTAA
- a CDS encoding rubredoxin-like domain-containing protein, translated as MKKWQCSVCKYIHTGDDPPEKCPVCGVSADKFVLLEEDATPDTSTDAPAADENKTDAPNETDKPDLSTLDKWGRVKVYMEQATDLMLQHHAHPMSVHLPNGVIPVVAILIVLAWFSGSEMMLKAGFINLIFVLISLPIVGLTGFLEWKEKYNQAQTNIFKIKIAAASVTAVCCITSIIWYLVNPEVLASSGAWLFVMINLLMLAGAGVAGYIGGKLVFKE; from the coding sequence ATGAAAAAATGGCAATGTTCTGTATGCAAATACATTCATACAGGAGACGACCCCCCTGAGAAATGCCCGGTGTGCGGGGTCTCCGCAGACAAGTTTGTGCTCCTTGAAGAGGATGCAACCCCTGATACATCAACGGATGCGCCAGCGGCCGATGAAAACAAAACCGATGCCCCAAACGAGACCGATAAACCGGATCTATCAACTTTAGACAAATGGGGTCGTGTGAAGGTTTATATGGAACAGGCGACGGACCTGATGCTTCAGCACCATGCCCATCCGATGTCGGTTCATCTGCCCAACGGGGTCATTCCGGTGGTTGCAATCCTGATTGTTCTGGCCTGGTTTTCCGGTTCGGAGATGATGTTAAAGGCCGGATTTATCAATTTGATATTTGTTCTTATTTCCCTGCCTATCGTTGGGTTGACAGGCTTTCTTGAGTGGAAGGAAAAATATAATCAAGCGCAAACTAATATATTTAAAATAAAAATCGCCGCTGCATCCGTAACCGCGGTCTGCTGCATTACGTCGATTATTTGGTATCTGGTCAACCCAGAAGTGTTGGCATCGTCCGGTGCCTGGCTATTTGTCATGATTAACCTGCTGATGCTTGCCGGAGCCGGCGTGGCCGGATATATCGGCGGGAAACTGGTTTTCAAGGAATAA
- a CDS encoding TIGR01777 family oxidoreductase: MKTVLITGASGFVGQALAQKYLDAGWQVNGLGTSLNHPMADANDHFFWTSADTSRPGDWQALVAQSDVIVNLAGRNIFKPWTEAYKKAIYDSRIQTTKNLVDAMPGTFYGQLINASAAGFYGDRGDTPLTETEASGIGFLARVCRDWEAQAKRATSKGATVAVMRFGVVLGSGGGALDVMARAFRMFVGGPLGSGDQWFPWIHMDDLVRGVFFLMEHNAQGIYNFTGLVPIRQKEFAKELGRALHRPAFMPAPAFFIRLFMGQLGSSFLCSQKVLPAALETAGFRFKYDTVDRALTQIFKSGNTK, translated from the coding sequence ATGAAAACGGTTTTAATCACCGGTGCATCCGGCTTTGTGGGTCAGGCCCTTGCACAAAAATATCTGGATGCGGGCTGGCAGGTAAATGGACTCGGCACGTCGCTAAACCATCCCATGGCTGATGCGAATGATCATTTTTTCTGGACCAGTGCCGATACCTCTCGGCCGGGGGACTGGCAGGCTCTTGTGGCGCAATCGGATGTCATCGTCAACCTGGCGGGACGAAATATTTTTAAGCCCTGGACAGAGGCGTATAAAAAAGCCATTTATGATTCCAGGATTCAAACCACAAAAAATCTGGTGGATGCCATGCCCGGCACCTTTTATGGACAGTTGATTAATGCCTCTGCCGCAGGATTTTACGGTGATCGGGGTGATACACCTTTGACTGAGACAGAAGCGTCCGGCATTGGATTTCTGGCCCGGGTGTGTCGGGATTGGGAAGCGCAGGCAAAAAGAGCAACATCAAAGGGTGCAACCGTGGCGGTGATGAGATTCGGGGTGGTTCTTGGTTCCGGAGGGGGAGCACTTGACGTGATGGCTCGGGCCTTCAGGATGTTCGTGGGCGGGCCTTTGGGGTCTGGGGATCAGTGGTTCCCATGGATTCATATGGATGATCTGGTCAGAGGCGTCTTCTTTTTAATGGAACATAATGCCCAGGGAATTTATAATTTCACAGGACTGGTCCCCATCCGACAAAAAGAGTTCGCCAAAGAATTGGGACGGGCATTGCACCGCCCGGCGTTCATGCCGGCCCCGGCATTTTTTATCAGACTATTCATGGGGCAGCTTGGAAGTTCGTTTCTTTGTAGCCAGAAAGTGCTTCCTGCTGCTCTAGAAACAGCCGGATTCAGGTTTAAATACGACACCGTTGACCGTGCGTTAACACAGATTTTTAAATCGGGAAATACGAAATAA
- a CDS encoding ArsR/SmtB family transcription factor encodes MDTCSKKCIDPEEVKKTLKTMPSPDTILGLSEIFKALGDPSRIRIVTALLAREHCVCDLSVLCGQSESAVSHQLRVLRTLRIVKNRRQGKTIYYSLDDDHVRSLLQMSIEHISH; translated from the coding sequence ATGGACACCTGCTCAAAGAAATGCATCGACCCGGAGGAGGTAAAAAAAACGCTTAAAACGATGCCGTCACCAGATACCATTTTGGGGCTCTCCGAGATATTCAAGGCACTTGGAGACCCTTCCAGGATAAGAATAGTCACAGCGCTTCTGGCCCGGGAACATTGCGTGTGTGATCTTTCCGTACTTTGCGGCCAGAGCGAATCTGCCGTATCCCACCAACTTCGGGTCCTGAGAACCCTTCGGATCGTTAAAAACCGACGCCAGGGAAAAACTATATATTATTCCCTGGACGACGACCATGTGCGTTCACTGCTTCAGATGAGCATTGAACACATATCCCACTGA
- a CDS encoding SO_0444 family Cu/Zn efflux transporter, with translation MITIKNIILEIWHVYLDVSVFMLFGFLVAALLYVFFKPDRIKKYLGEGRIKPVLRSALFGIPIPLCSCGVIPVVTGLKKQGANDGAALAFMIATPESGVDSIAVSWAMLDPVMTVMRPIAGLVTAISTGITANIFSSRDHKKASITPDPFFEQGPHPEHNCNCGGETCANTHGATVHEQPLLKRLAQGMNFAFGELLTDIAKPFAIGVFIAGIITFFFPSGISTWSQNNPFLSMLVMLVAGIPMYVCATSSTPIAAALILKGLNPGAALVFLLAGPATNAATMGVVKNIFGTRALAIYLGMISICSLAMGALLDLIYRLLAIQPTVVMGKAAEVVPYGVELTAALILTALLARSLLKRQDCHDHDHDHDHDHDHDHMHNTKVPMEKI, from the coding sequence ATGATCACAATAAAAAATATCATTCTTGAAATATGGCATGTTTACCTGGATGTGTCGGTATTCATGCTTTTCGGCTTTCTGGTGGCAGCTTTGCTCTACGTATTTTTCAAACCGGACCGGATAAAAAAATATTTAGGTGAAGGCCGGATAAAACCGGTGCTGCGCTCAGCCTTGTTCGGCATCCCTATTCCCTTGTGCAGCTGCGGGGTGATCCCCGTGGTTACGGGCTTAAAAAAACAGGGAGCAAACGATGGCGCTGCCCTGGCGTTCATGATCGCCACCCCGGAATCCGGTGTGGATTCCATTGCCGTATCCTGGGCAATGCTCGATCCGGTAATGACTGTCATGCGGCCCATTGCAGGATTGGTCACAGCCATATCCACCGGCATTACCGCAAACATATTCAGCAGCCGGGATCATAAAAAAGCATCCATTACACCGGACCCGTTTTTTGAACAGGGCCCTCATCCGGAACATAACTGTAACTGCGGTGGCGAAACGTGCGCAAATACCCACGGCGCGACAGTTCATGAACAACCCCTTTTAAAACGTCTGGCACAGGGGATGAACTTTGCCTTTGGCGAACTTCTCACAGATATCGCCAAACCCTTTGCAATCGGGGTATTCATTGCCGGTATAATAACCTTTTTTTTTCCTTCCGGGATCAGCACATGGTCCCAGAATAATCCATTCCTCTCCATGCTGGTCATGCTGGTCGCCGGCATCCCCATGTATGTGTGCGCCACGTCATCAACCCCCATTGCCGCAGCGTTGATCCTTAAAGGACTGAATCCGGGCGCCGCACTGGTATTTCTACTGGCAGGACCGGCCACCAATGCCGCCACCATGGGGGTGGTGAAAAACATTTTCGGCACCCGGGCCCTGGCGATCTATCTTGGTATGATATCCATTTGCTCCCTGGCAATGGGTGCCCTGCTCGACCTGATCTACAGGCTGCTGGCCATCCAGCCGACCGTAGTGATGGGGAAGGCGGCTGAAGTGGTGCCCTACGGCGTTGAACTAACCGCAGCCCTGATCCTGACGGCGCTCCTGGCAAGAAGCCTGTTAAAACGGCAGGACTGCCACGACCACGACCACGACCACGACCACGACCACGACCACGATCATATGCACAATACGAAGGTCCCCATGGAAAAAATATAA
- a CDS encoding APC family permease, giving the protein MSPETDANGLKRDIGLASALVLVIANMVGTGVFTTTGFIMAELDSGPALLACWLVGGGFALAGALCYGELGSRFPKAGGEYAYLYQIFGPLPAFLSGWISLIVGFSAPIAAAAIAFSAYIAGQESTPWFTLKILDAQILSISPASLLACAIVAVLSLVHCHSLDFGKKVQNFLTLFKIVLIIGFIIAGFLMRTRGIGEVMEIPKASSFSSSGFAVALIFVSFAYSGWNAAAYIGGEIKNPGKNLPLALILGTIIVTGLYLLLNLVYLFALPPDRITGVLEIGKVAAVALFGQNIGAVFGIAVAFGLLSVISAMIMAGPRVYFAMARDGQFFSSLSKVHETRRTPRRAILFQGGVAIGMILLAAFDQLLIYIGFTLSLCATLTVAGLFRLPRPSVKNPDIYRCPGYPFIPLFFIAGNIWIICYSIVSRPTAVVFGVLTILAGVAIYALFWQRAGIVKSDSGIIHRLENIKQPMAVTRKYQEPV; this is encoded by the coding sequence ATGAGCCCTGAAACCGACGCCAACGGGCTGAAACGAGACATTGGCCTTGCCTCAGCCCTGGTTCTGGTTATTGCAAATATGGTGGGAACCGGTGTTTTTACCACCACAGGTTTTATAATGGCAGAGCTTGACAGCGGCCCGGCCCTTCTGGCTTGCTGGCTGGTTGGGGGGGGCTTTGCCCTGGCAGGCGCCCTTTGCTATGGTGAACTGGGTTCCCGGTTTCCAAAGGCGGGCGGAGAATATGCCTATCTGTATCAAATCTTTGGCCCGCTGCCGGCATTCCTTTCCGGCTGGATATCTTTGATCGTGGGTTTTTCAGCCCCCATTGCAGCCGCAGCCATTGCTTTCTCCGCGTATATTGCAGGCCAGGAGAGCACGCCCTGGTTCACGCTTAAAATTCTGGATGCACAAATCCTGAGCATTTCGCCCGCATCCCTGCTGGCCTGTGCGATTGTTGCTGTGCTGTCTTTGGTCCATTGCCACAGCCTGGATTTTGGGAAAAAGGTTCAAAATTTTTTAACCCTGTTCAAAATTGTTTTGATCATAGGGTTTATCATTGCCGGATTTCTGATGAGAACACGGGGCATTGGTGAGGTCATGGAAATACCAAAGGCATCTTCATTCAGTTCTTCAGGATTTGCCGTGGCACTGATTTTTGTCTCCTTTGCATACAGTGGGTGGAATGCTGCGGCATACATTGGTGGTGAAATCAAAAATCCGGGGAAAAACCTCCCTTTGGCCTTGATTTTGGGAACAATCATTGTCACAGGATTATATTTGCTGCTCAATCTTGTTTATCTTTTTGCATTGCCGCCGGACAGGATAACAGGCGTTCTGGAGATTGGTAAAGTGGCGGCTGTTGCCCTTTTTGGACAGAACATCGGGGCGGTTTTCGGCATTGCCGTGGCCTTTGGGCTGTTGTCGGTGATCAGTGCCATGATCATGGCAGGGCCCAGGGTTTATTTTGCCATGGCCAGGGATGGGCAGTTTTTTTCTTCCCTTTCAAAGGTTCATGAAACCAGAAGAACCCCCCGTCGAGCGATCCTGTTCCAGGGGGGTGTGGCCATCGGTATGATCCTTTTGGCTGCCTTTGACCAGCTGTTGATTTATATTGGCTTTACCCTGTCACTGTGTGCAACCTTAACCGTGGCAGGCCTTTTCAGGCTTCCCAGACCATCTGTTAAAAACCCAGATATTTATCGGTGTCCCGGGTATCCTTTTATCCCTTTATTTTTTATAGCAGGAAATATCTGGATTATCTGCTATTCCATTGTCAGCCGGCCCACGGCTGTTGTATTTGGTGTTTTAACCATTTTAGCGGGTGTGGCAATTTATGCACTATTTTGGCAAAGGGCCGGTATTGTAAAATCAGATAGCGGGATTATCCATAGGCTTGAAAATATAAAACAGCCCATGGCCGTTACTCGGAAATATCAAGAGCCTGTTTAA
- a CDS encoding SAM-dependent methyltransferase — protein sequence MNHSRSKFACFTVALVIATFMTAGYATSGDHGADAVTGTITTSNEIKKTGSLKLISLGTGDADNMTIRARQAVTNADIIFTMGGRIDYYGDLLKGKEIYNAGHKLYAKNQDKYNPKSGLKDKKAKNTGHGPRWHKSPEELAAMQEKTRQVIRDAVAAGKHVAIIDNGDPTIFGPHIEYMREFSDLHPEIIPGISSFNAANAVLQTSMVAGNAKAITLTLGRLENGRDKMIANMIHSGQTLVFFMVRDLNGFIDGLNPLVPGDTPVAIVSWAGSRKKQRVIKSTMGTILETIGQERISNYLLYVGTALK from the coding sequence ATGAATCATTCCAGATCAAAATTTGCCTGTTTTACCGTTGCCCTTGTTATCGCCACCTTTATGACGGCAGGCTACGCCACATCCGGGGATCATGGTGCAGATGCCGTAACCGGCACCATTACCACATCCAATGAAATCAAAAAAACAGGTAGTCTGAAGCTCATCAGTTTGGGAACCGGTGATGCTGACAATATGACCATCCGTGCCAGGCAGGCAGTTACCAACGCGGATATTATTTTCACCATGGGCGGTCGCATCGATTACTATGGGGATTTGCTAAAAGGGAAAGAGATTTACAATGCCGGCCATAAGCTTTATGCAAAAAATCAGGATAAGTACAATCCCAAATCCGGCCTGAAAGATAAAAAAGCAAAAAATACCGGCCACGGTCCCAGGTGGCATAAATCCCCGGAAGAACTTGCCGCCATGCAGGAAAAGACGCGCCAAGTTATAAGGGATGCGGTTGCTGCAGGCAAACATGTGGCAATTATAGACAATGGCGACCCCACAATCTTTGGCCCGCACATTGAGTACATGCGTGAGTTTTCCGATCTGCATCCGGAAATTATACCCGGTATCTCCAGTTTTAATGCCGCCAATGCCGTCCTGCAAACCAGTATGGTCGCCGGTAACGCCAAGGCAATCACCCTGACGTTGGGGCGCTTGGAGAACGGCCGGGACAAAATGATCGCCAACATGATTCATTCCGGGCAGACTCTGGTGTTTTTCATGGTGCGTGATCTTAACGGATTTATTGATGGCCTCAATCCCCTTGTTCCTGGGGATACACCTGTGGCCATTGTTTCCTGGGCCGGCTCCAGGAAAAAACAACGGGTCATAAAAAGTACTATGGGGACAATCCTGGAAACCATTGGCCAGGAACGGATATCCAACTACTTGCTTTATGTAGGCACCGCTTTGAAATAG
- a CDS encoding TonB-dependent receptor, whose amino-acid sequence MIVRFFYGLIKMYQLKSHRHLRFGAAVLLLMVLAGIPAGVFAQTVTKTDIKQYNIAPGPLGSALEQFTRRAGINIFYDEALMDGAGTKGLQGSYPVAQGLEALLDGTGIIALEGSGGWILKPKADPVSSTQATGASDQTNALETNSSQKNIEVPAIVVSGNREKEIVSLEQINRNLASDVSDLFDGTPSVVVGGGSRNAQRIYLRGIESTNLNMTIDGARQGRALFQHHGSVGGLDPSMLKQVEVQTMGSADQGPGALGGSISFETLDAQDLLLPGKTSGARLKTGYNSVDDAILGSVEVYTVLKDHFGLLAHVSGANRDDYENGDGRDVLNTAGDDRDYLFKVSMLDWDDHSLRLSAQKNTATGNSNWGGTGSDIGEASDTESAVEQEMERSSYTLDHRYSPKTNPLIDWKFNLYSNENSLENIDAGNTVDTTEYGGSAKNTFFFELGTTRHHLTAAMDYFKEDGSYDNGSEETTNSSDNFGLALQERMDFGRFSLSMGARFDDYSSEYGSETVSGNEISPNINGEIEIITGLSVFGGYSEAVRGSSIIPIQWLSLIEDDVEINNGNPVEPEESNTRQAGVKYATSGLFLPEDRLSAGVTYFNTRLTNTIEVESGGRMGQPITAIYNNPDTLTSKGYEVNLAWSIKQFRTRLAFSSFETEDGDGNPAGVIRRKTAATGDQLIWDLKWNPKPNLTFGYTLTYVADLTKVPEGDNERPGYVLHAIQASWQPEAIEGLTLSLAVDNLFDKDYCDQTSIEGDYGAISEPGRDIRLAVTYQF is encoded by the coding sequence GTGATTGTACGATTTTTTTATGGGCTGATAAAAATGTACCAGCTCAAAAGTCACAGGCATTTAAGGTTTGGGGCGGCGGTCTTGTTGTTAATGGTGTTGGCAGGTATTCCGGCAGGTGTTTTTGCCCAAACGGTTACAAAAACGGATATCAAACAATATAACATTGCCCCAGGGCCTTTAGGATCGGCGCTGGAACAGTTTACCCGCCGTGCCGGTATCAATATTTTTTATGATGAGGCATTGATGGATGGAGCCGGCACTAAAGGGCTGCAAGGATCGTATCCTGTGGCACAGGGGCTTGAGGCCCTTTTGGATGGTACAGGTATAATTGCCTTGGAAGGCTCCGGGGGATGGATACTTAAACCCAAGGCGGACCCGGTATCGTCAACCCAGGCGACCGGAGCCTCCGATCAAACCAATGCGCTGGAAACCAATTCTTCACAAAAAAATATTGAAGTGCCTGCCATTGTGGTCAGCGGCAACAGGGAAAAGGAAATCGTATCCCTTGAACAGATCAACCGGAACCTGGCCTCGGACGTTTCCGACCTGTTTGACGGCACCCCGTCGGTGGTTGTGGGCGGTGGCAGCCGGAACGCCCAGAGAATTTATTTACGGGGTATCGAAAGCACCAACCTTAATATGACCATTGACGGCGCCCGGCAGGGGCGGGCACTATTTCAGCACCACGGCAGTGTGGGCGGACTTGATCCAAGCATGCTCAAACAAGTGGAAGTCCAGACAATGGGAAGTGCGGACCAGGGTCCCGGTGCGCTGGGCGGCAGCATCAGCTTTGAAACCCTGGATGCCCAGGATCTTTTGCTGCCTGGGAAAACCAGCGGTGCACGCCTGAAAACCGGTTATAACAGCGTGGACGACGCCATCCTGGGCAGTGTCGAGGTCTATACCGTGTTAAAAGACCATTTTGGGCTTTTGGCCCACGTTTCAGGAGCAAACCGGGACGATTATGAAAACGGTGACGGCAGGGATGTTCTCAACACGGCCGGGGACGATCGCGATTACCTGTTTAAGGTTAGTATGCTGGACTGGGACGATCATAGCCTGCGGCTCAGTGCCCAAAAAAACACCGCCACCGGGAATTCAAACTGGGGCGGAACAGGCAGTGATATCGGCGAAGCATCAGACACGGAAAGTGCCGTAGAGCAGGAAATGGAACGTAGCTCCTACACGTTGGATCATCGCTATTCGCCAAAGACCAATCCTTTAATTGACTGGAAATTCAACCTTTACAGCAATGAGAACAGCCTTGAAAACATAGATGCGGGAAACACGGTTGATACCACGGAATATGGCGGCTCCGCCAAAAACACCTTCTTCTTTGAACTGGGGACCACCCGGCATCATCTCACCGCAGCCATGGATTATTTCAAAGAAGATGGCTCCTATGATAACGGAAGCGAGGAAACCACGAATAGTTCCGACAACTTCGGCCTGGCCCTGCAGGAACGAATGGACTTTGGTCGGTTTAGTCTGTCCATGGGCGCCCGGTTCGACGATTATTCTTCTGAATATGGATCTGAAACCGTTTCAGGGAATGAAATATCTCCCAATATCAACGGTGAAATCGAAATTATAACCGGTCTGTCAGTCTTTGGTGGATACAGTGAAGCGGTTCGCGGCTCCAGTATCATCCCCATCCAGTGGTTATCCCTGATTGAGGATGATGTAGAAATCAACAACGGCAATCCGGTGGAACCCGAAGAATCAAACACACGCCAGGCAGGTGTCAAGTATGCCACATCCGGTCTTTTTTTGCCTGAAGATCGTTTAAGCGCCGGCGTTACCTATTTCAACACCCGGCTGACCAACACCATTGAAGTGGAATCAGGGGGCCGCATGGGGCAGCCCATCACAGCCATTTACAATAATCCGGACACGTTGACCTCAAAAGGGTATGAGGTAAATCTTGCGTGGTCAATCAAGCAGTTTCGGACCCGGCTGGCATTTTCAAGTTTTGAAACCGAGGACGGCGACGGAAATCCCGCCGGGGTTATCCGCCGAAAGACCGCAGCCACCGGAGACCAGCTGATCTGGGATTTAAAATGGAATCCCAAACCCAACTTGACCTTTGGGTATACCCTGACCTACGTGGCAGATTTGACAAAAGTGCCCGAGGGGGACAACGAACGTCCAGGTTATGTCCTTCATGCCATTCAGGCCTCCTGGCAGCCCGAAGCCATAGAGGGTTTGACCCTTTCCCTGGCTGTGGATAATCTTTTTGACAAAGACTATTGCGACCAGACCTCCATTGAAGGAGACTACGGCGCCATTTCAGAACCGGGTCGGGATATCCGCCTGGCTGTGACATATCAGTTCTAA